The Branchiostoma floridae strain S238N-H82 unplaced genomic scaffold, Bfl_VNyyK Sc7u5tJ_1560, whole genome shotgun sequence genomic sequence AATGGGGGAGTTAATGAAGCCATCAGCTTTGGGAGGTTAAATTGGCCAAAGTTCGTCCAACAGGATACGGGTTAGTAAGATGAATGTCAATATAGCAACACTGCAGTCATCGACTTGATGCTGATCTTTCATACATCATATCAAACGTTGTTAGATAATCTTCATTCTATGTAATAGAAGTAGTGATAgcattactagtagtagtatattatgataatttacattatcaaaattCGTGTGATCTccatgtacaaaatatcaaaaataaatAGGGTAAAATCAACTGTTTGTTCTAGACGTGCTGTTTAGCTatacacaatacaaatcatAGTTTAAATATCGATTGCCAAATAAATGACCGGCGGAGCAAATACCGGTATTACAGCGCAGGCGCAGATGGCCAACTCAAAAAGAAAGGTAGTCTTGGCAAAAGTGcctgaagattttttttcttggaatatGTTAAGATTTTGGTGGTGCATATTACAGGTAAGGGTTTCTACCTCTATATTGCgtcgcagccgaccgatgatgatgatgatgtgtcgAAAAAAAAGTACACTACTCACTATAATcatggcatgtccagaactcgggATATCAAAACCTGAAGTTCCACCTCAGTACCCTAACAAGAGGGGGGTGGAGTTGCACATTCTAATCATTTTTATacctcatcaagacctacccacattccaaatatttgatacagtccatccaggcctttgaaagttatgctgtccgcgcacaatattcattcattcacacaaacatacgcacatgcatacatacaagcGTTGCAGAAAACGTCTATGGTAGGTAATGAAACAAATAACAAAACCCAAGAACAGCATTATTCTAGCATAGTAAAATAATACAATTACGTCATTATTATGGGTAGATAAGGGGTAATCAGGtatatcaactttgaccttcgacCTCCACAAAGCTGAAAGGTCAGTTTGccaggccgccattttgatttatcGGATGACATCCCTTTGTTTCCAGTTTGGCCGTTTATAAGACAATTCCACACGTTAGCAGTTAATCAGCACTATAAACCGGTAGGTAAGGCGTTTGTTGACTGCCTGTCCACTTTGTATGAgtgtatatttgtttatttgtttgtatgtaacgttatttgtatgcgcgtgtgtgtgttgtgtgtcttTGCatctatgtgtgtgcgtgcgtgcgtgtttgtgcatgtgtgtttgtgtgtatggaTAAGCGTGTATCTGTGCATGTGTGGGTGTACGTGTGTGGTAGGGACTACATCTTGTTGTATCCCATATGAGGAGAATAGAGGAAATATGTTCCTGTTCCAGGATAACAAGGCCGGTATAGATAACACGAGAATGTTTTTACCATGAAGTTCCAATCTTGGAGGATATGTTGTTCTTTTCAGAAATGGACGAGAGAAGCGATGACGTCGCTATGGACGATCTGTCGACTGTTCACCCTGGGGACAAGACAAGCAGCATCAAGAAATTAGACATGGGAAGGCATGACAACAACGAAAGGGACATTCCACGCGAGGAAAGGGTTGGAATAGAATCTGACCATCCTCCAGCACAGGGTCGAACAGAGCAGACGGACAGGCTTGCGGCGAAACGTACTGTGGACAGTCGCTTTGAGTGTACGGAATGTGGCTATAGGGCAGCCTTTAGGTCTCACCTATTGATACACGCGAGAAAACATGCAGGTGacaaaccctataaatgtgaccaatgcgactattctgctacacagaaaggaaatttagaccgacacatggctaagcacaccggagaaaaaccctacatgtgtggagagtgcggatataggacggctgacaggtctgccttaaccgtacacatgagaacacatacaggtgtgaaaccttataagtgtgaccagtgcgactattttACTACACGGAAAAGcaatttagaccgacacatggctaaacacaccggagaaaaaccctacatgtgcggagagtgcggatacaggacggctggcCACACTACCTTAACCAggcacatgagaacacatacaggtgagaaaccctataaatgtgaccagtgcgaatATTCTGCTGCAATGAAAGGCAATTTAGAtcaacacatggctaaacacaacaaaccctacatgtgtggggagtgcggataccGGACGGCTATCAGATCTAACCtatccgtacatatgagaacacatacaggccAGAAATTtaacaagtgcgaccagtgcgactattctactgcacagaAAAGCCATCTAGACGACCACATAGCTAGACACAACGGAGAAAAACCCTttatgtgtggagagtgcggatacagaactgctCGCAAGTCCGACTTAtctcgacatatgagaacacatacaggcgagaaaccttataagtgtgaccaatgtgcttattctgctgcacggaaaggACATTTAGACCGACACATTGCTAAACATATTGTAGAACTGAAAacccctataaatgtgaccagtgcgtcTATTATGCTGCAATGAAAGGCAGTTTAGAtcaacacatggctaaacacaacaaaaccttcatgtgtggatacaggacggctatCAGATCTAAcctaaccgtacatatgagaaaaaaaaaacaggcgagaaaccctacaagtgtgaccagtgcgaatattctgctgcacagaaaggccattTAGACGaccacatggctaaacacaccggagaaaagccctacatgtgtggagagtgcggatacagaactgctCGCAAGTCTGACCTATCTCGACATATGATGaaacatacaggcgagaaacgttacaagtgtgaccaatgcgatTATTCTGTCTCAGATAAAAGGtatttaaagaaacacatgcatggTCACGCACGTATCttgaacaacaacagtttgtcGTCTCCATAAACAAGTTCGTTAGGCCTGCACATGGTCAAACAGACCGCTGAGAAACCCTTAATATGAGTGGAGTGCGGGACACAGGGATGCGGAACTTACATTAAGCGGCATCTAGAGACTGCACGGCCGTCTATCAACGTGTATTGCCGTTTCCTTTTCGTTCAGATCCTCTCTGCACACATCTCTTAATCTAGACTTTGATGTATGTAGTTGCTGTTTTGAACAGAGATAGCGCATGCCTCATTCTTTCGGAAACGGCACTTTACTGTTGTAATAACGAATAGCTGCTGATAGTCTAGATGGTAGTGCTACCTTAACTAGGTGAATGCCACTATAACGCTGCAGTCATTGACTTGATGCCGATTTTTCATATATCATGTAAAACGTTCTTAGATTATCTTCATTCCGTGTATTGTAAGTAGTGATAgcattactagtagtagtatattatgataatttacatgatttatatgATCTACATCTACAACATATTAAAAATAGATAAAGTAAAATCAACTgtttgttctagacatgctgttattttatacacaatacaaatcatAGTTTAAATGTCGATTGCCAAATAAATGGCCGTCGGGGCAAATATAGGTATTACAGCGCAGGCGCAGATGGCCAACTCAAACGGATAGGTGGCATTGGCAAAAGtgcctgtagaaatgtttttccttGGGATATGTTTAGATTTTGGTGGTGCATATTACAGGTCAGGGTTTCTACCTCTATATTGTGTCGAATAAAACAGACACTATGACCAtgacatgtccagaacacgagacaGAAGTTCCACTTCAGTACCCTAACAAGTCGCTAGGGTGCAGTCTGATCTTTTTCATATatatctcatcaagacctatggttctcctgtcgtttcgacagatgagcaggcagacaggcatttgtacctgtttttgcctgacccgcacatgactttttatggtgaaggaggggtgtgcaattccttctccaccctctcgtctactggagcactaagtctcacagggacacaACTGAttgacacgtgtgagacggcttcagcagatgcagctttgttattcggagtatccgtctcctaggaggacttccgaccaaggatgtaaggagttcctcctacccctgatcgcgcgactcgtgtgtcatggcgggtgcgtcatgcccgaacatgcccctaagcaCATACCAACTAgttaatacaatccatccaagtcgtctaaagttatgctgtctACGCACACAAATGCAGTTGCATGTATTCATACACACAGACAttcacacatgcatacatacaaacgccATCGAAAATGTCACCTTCTATGGTAGATAATGAAACAATTTATACAACCCAACCCAAGAACAGCATTACTCTAGCAGAGCAAAGTAATACAATATCGTCATTATTATGGATAAAAGAATAGCTCAAACTGTACGGGGTAATCAGGtatatcaactttgaccttcgacCTCCACAAAGCTGAAAGGCCAGTTTGCCAggtcgccattttgatttatCGGCTGATCACGGGCAAGAATCCTTTGTTTCCAGTTTGGCCATTTTTAAGACAACTCAACACGTTAGCAGTAAGTCAGCACCATAAACCGGTAGGTAAGGCGGTTGTTTACCTTAACTAAACTTTTGTATGAGTGTATATTtgattatgtttatgtatgtaacgttatttgtatgcgtgtgtgtgtctgtgtgtgtatctgtgcgtgcgtgtacgtgtgtgatACTGACTTCGAATTGTTATATTCCATATGAATAGAGTTAAGTGCAGTAGATACGTTAGCGTTCTTAGACAACAAGGCGGGTATAGATAGCATgaggatgttttttttttttttatcttccaTGAAATTCCAATTTTGACGAATTTATTGCTCTTTTCAGAAATGGGCGAGAGAAGCGATGAGGTCGCTATGGACAATCTGTCAACTGTTCACCCTGGGGACAAGACAAGCAGCATCAAGAAATCGGGAAGGCAGCTGAACAAGGATGGGGACATTCCATGCGAGGAAACAAGCGGTGGAGCAGAATCTGTCTACCACCCTCCAGCACAGGGTCGAGCAGAGCAGACGGACAGGCTTGCGGTGAAACGTACTGTGGACAGTCGCTTTGTGTGTACGGAATGTGGCTATAGGGCAGCCTCTAGGTCTCACCTATTGGTACACgcaagaaaacatacaggtgagaaaccctataaatgtgaccaatgcgactattctgctacacagaagggaaatttagaccaacacatggctaaacacaccggagaaaaaaaCTATAAATGTGATgagtgtgactatgctgctacgcagaaaggaaatttagaccgacacatgactaaacacaccggagaaaaacccttcatgtgtggagagtgcgaaTACAGGACGGTTGACAAGTCTTCCTTAACCAGACATATGacaacacatacaggtgtgaagccttataagtgtgaccattgtggttattctgctgcactgaaaggaaatttagaccgacacatggctacacacaccggagaaaagccATACATATGTGGCGaatgcggatacaggacggctcaCAGGTCACAGCTATCcgcacatatgagaacacatacaggtgtgaaaccctataagtgtgaccattgtgattattctgctgcacggaaaagaaatttagaccgacacattTCTAAGCACGTcggagaaaaaccctataaatgtgaccagtgcgactattctgctgcacggaaagtATATTTATAtcaacacatggctaaacacaataaaccctacatgtgtggggagtgcgggttcaGGACAGCTGACAAATCTTACTTAACCATACACTTGAGAACACATTcaggtgtgaaaccttacaagtgtggccagtgtgattattctactGCAAGGAAAGGCCATTTAGACATACACATGACGAagcacaccggagaaaaaccctacgtgtgtggggagtgcggacaCAGAACTGCTCGCAAGTCTGccctatcccgacatatgagaacacatacaggcgataaaccttacaagtgtgaccaatgcgactattctTCAAATGATAAaaggtgtttaaaaaaacatatagTAACGCACGCCTCTTGAACAGTTCACTGTGACGGTTGAACACAAGTTTGTTGGCTCCATGAACAAGTAAAGTATGGCCTGCACATGATCAAACAGACCGCtaagaaaccctacatgtgagGGGAGTGCAGGTTCACAGGGATGTGGAACTTACATACAGCGGCATTTAGAGACTTCACGGCCGTCTGTCGTGTATTTTAAATCGTTGTGGTTGTTGTGCTCTGAAATGTGAGCTTTGCCGCTTGGTTTTCGTTCGGACCCTACACCACATGAACATACCTATAGTATATTAATCTAGACTTTGATACATGAAGTTGCTGTTTTGAACGGAGTTAGTGCATGCCTCAAACACATGCATTCAATAGTGAACGGCATATTACTGCCGTAATAACAAATAGATGCTGATATTCTTGGTGATAATGCTgccttaacccttgtcctgctgagcccgttTATATACGGGGATCGACATATTTAACCGTTGTCCTACTGAGCTGTATTGGTGATGAGTTTTGGGGTATTTCTCATGTAGAAGTTCTCATGAATGGAGGAGTAAATGAAGCCATCAGCTCTGGGAATTGGCCAAAATGTAGCCAGCAGGAAAATGCAGGTGAATGTCAATATAAGCTTATACATCATatcaaactttcttttttttttttattaaagaaCATACAAATTACACACACAGTGGTGCCGCACTCAAGCTAAACGCTTATGTTCACGGCACCACTAACAGAATACAATGAACAATACACAACTAAAACACAAAAATACGGGAATCGTCACTATAACAGAgatgaaatactagtaaacatATTAATAATACAAATTAACAATACAAATATGATGCCAATAATGAATACAGTATTGGAGttataacaaaagaaaacaattatacAAAACGTTTGGTTTCTAATAAATACATCTGGGCAATATAAAGTACATTAGCATTGTCAGTGGAAGGAGGGGTGAACCCCTAATCAGTAAATTTATAACAGCTGTTTCAGACATGGCATCAGTATTGAGAgttgaaatattcaaattttttaTCCTGTCAAATAAAAGTAAACGTTGATTAATATAATTAGGACAGTGTAAAAGGAAGTGAGAAATACTTTCACATCGGCATCCGCAGGTACAGGAAGGATTATCAACTAAGTTACGCACAGATAAACTATGATTTAGGCTATGGGTACCAACACGAAGGCGCGTAAGAAGGACACAGGGGTATCTTGGACCGGAACTAAAACAAGTTGGAACAACAGGACGTACAGACTTGATTAAGTACTTTTTGAATAAATGGGGGCTCAACGAGCGGATACTTAGATCAAGACAGTTCCATTTCTGAATTGAGTATGGTA encodes the following:
- the LOC118408224 gene encoding zinc finger protein 525-like, encoding MDERSDDVAMDDLSTVHPGDKTSSIKKLDMGRHDNNERDIPREERVGIESDHPPAQGRTEQTDRLAAKRTVDSRFECTECGYRAAFRSHLLIHARKHAGDKPYKCDQCDYSATQKGNLDRHMAKHTGEKPYMCGECGYRTADRSALTVHMRTHTGVKPYKCDQCDYFTTRKSNLDRHMAKHTGEKPYMCGECGYRTAGHTTLTRHMRTHTGEKPYKCDQCEYSAAMKGNLDQHMAKHNKPYMCGECGYRTAIRSNLSVHMRTHTGQKFNKCDQCDYSTAQKSHLDDHIARHNGEKPFMCGECGYRTARKSDLSRHMRTHTGEKPYKCDQCAYSAARKGHLDRHIAKHIVELKTPINVTSASIMLQ
- the LOC118408220 gene encoding gastrula zinc finger protein XlCGF57.1-like yields the protein MGERSDEVAMDNLSTVHPGDKTSSIKKSGRQLNKDGDIPCEETSGGAESVYHPPAQGRAEQTDRLAVKRTVDSRFVCTECGYRAASRSHLLVHARKHTGEKPYKCDQCDYSATQKGNLDQHMAKHTGEKNYKCDECDYAATQKGNLDRHMTKHTGEKPFMCGECEYRTVDKSSLTRHMTTHTGVKPYKCDHCGYSAALKGNLDRHMATHTGEKPYICGECGYRTAHRSQLSAHMRTHTGVKPYKCDHCDYSAARKRNLDRHISKHVGEKPYKCDQCDYSAARKVYLYQHMAKHNKPYMCGECGFRTADKSYLTIHLRTHSGVKPYKCGQCDYSTARKGHLDIHMTKHTGEKPYVCGECGHRTARKSALSRHMRTHTGDKPYKCDQCDYSSNDKRCLKKHIVTHAS